In the genome of Mytilus edulis chromosome 14, xbMytEdul2.2, whole genome shotgun sequence, the window cgcttTCGTGTATctcataatattgaaatgcaagttgtatttaatgataatacataacatatataaaggttgaggatgaacacggatgcgaccactttcatttttgacatctgaaaagtgacgttttttgtcatatttgatagatttttcatatttaagcttgaatcggagtgTTTTAGATGACTAAATCAGTTGAATTATTGAAATAGACACcttagtgtttaaaaagtgtcaaaaatctttcgttagatgaacatgaaatttgaggtcaaaatcggcccttaccggacctactcctttaaatatatatcagttctttagtttaaatgtaaatgataaaataaaatacaacagcaaaaaatagattatttgaaatgtttgatttcaaaatggccaccattcaaaatggccgccagtaATTCAATACCTGATGTCCTCAGATAATAGTCCTTATTTTAAGTGATAAAAAATCAAGTTTTATAACAATAGGTAAagtcaatttttttataaattttattcatattttatcattaatttttaggagccattttaaaatggccgcccAGAGCTGCTATGAGTCCATAGCTATAAATGTTTATTATGACCTAAACTAAAACTCTGCAAAGTTTGATGCTTTTAACACCTACTGAGCAATTGTTTCACAAATCGACCGGACTATTTGGAACACTTAGGTAGTTTCCCTTTAATGAAACGGGAATTCCAACTGAAAACAAAAGTgctgataaaaacaaaacaaaaaacacaatttgGCCTTACACTGGATAGGTAAGTTAAAtcaaacaattatattaaaaatagaaAGGTCAAACTTCTAATGATaaacatgaaaatacaaattgtttatttaCGCTGGTAACtaagataataaaaaatgtaggttatgattatttaaatcctACTTACAAAGGCGTATTGtggtatatttatatttaattgagATACGTGTACATGTAGCAAATGGACTTTAATGAACATTATTCATTGCAtcattataaagaaaataaaataaaaatagaataaacacgGTAACACTAAAGCTGTTTCATTTTGTGATTTTCACTTTTTATTTGCTTAGTTACCTTACTTGAAAAGCGACATTGTCAATctctgaaaaaaaacaaatcttttttttcaataataatctTGATAGTTCTCTTTAACAAAGGTGTAAGGTGAATGGACCCCTTCCCCCTTTTAATTCTTATTTCTGTTGATAAATTGCACTATTTTATGTTTTCTCACTATATAAGAATGACAGTAGTTTGCATATTTCTATATCGTTCTcattaaaattttccaaaagttttaaataaattctTACTCGTTGTTTATTCCGACTgtaatatatgatgttttattccGACTTTAATATATGCTGTTTAATTCTCCCTCCTCAAGATGTATTTTtctgtatagttttttttttaatttattcaccTTGTGAAATAAATTAGTATTATCATAAACTACTATTCGTTCTATGTAATTGATAAGATTTTTAGTACTCTCTaattgttttccatttaatttcGACATGGTTAtcaatgtattttgttttcttgaaGACAAAAACATTTAGATGACACATTTTTTTCTGCAGCTTTTCTGTCATTATCGCTTAAGGAGTTTAGAGAGTCCAGGCTGAGCACTcacatttaaaaagaataaaaatgttttgatatagtTTCCTTGGAAAAACTCCATTAGATGTACTACTATTCATGTCTACATTTAACCAGAAATTTTAACTGATCATATGAGGTAAAAAAAGGCCGCCTCAATTTTCATACTTTGGTGAGTATCTTAACTACAGACGCTATATCTTTGTTTTCTTACAGAATGGCGGACAGTAAATTCTGTGCTGGTTGTCAGCGCGGTAGTGAAGACATTACAGCTGTAGCTTGGTGCAGTGATTGCATTGAACTTGTATGTAAGGCGTGTTCCAGAGTTCACGAAAAGATGTTACCACCTCACAAGGTAGTACCAATGAAAGAAATACAACAACTCAGTTCTTCACTCCTCCAATTGTCCAAGAACTGCAATAATCATCCCGATCAAGAGATTATACTGTACTGCTGTCAACATGACAAAGTAATCTGCGATTCATGTGTTCCAATATCACATCAACATTGCAAGTCTATCATTTCAATTGAAAAAGCTGCTAGAGGCGTGAAAGATGGTACTGCTATTTCTGATCTAGAGAGAAGGCTTTCCAACCTATGCGAAGTTACAGAGAACATACTGACTCAAAATGAGGCAACACTTGTGGATTTAGAACAAAgtcgaaacaaaataaaaaaaaagggtgtCGGAACTCAAGCAGAACATTATTGCTCATTTAGATAGGCtagaaagagatatacataaagacaTTGACAACAATTATAAAACCTGTACCGAGAGTGTGTCCAGGAGCAAAAAAGGCAACCAATCAAGCTCTGACTTGCTGGCTACATGGAAAAGTGATTTAAAATCACTGAAGCAACACACATCAGAAATCCATTTATTCCAGGTGGTAAAATGTCTTGATGCAAAAACTTACCAGAAAGAATTAGAAATGAGAGAAATCCAAACAGCTACTGTTCCGATACTGAAATATAATCCGTCAGAATCTGAGTTGAACATTAGTAAACTAGTCCCAGACTTGGGTTCAATAATGGTAGAAGGTGTTCAAGTACCAATGCATGTACTAGATATCGATCAACAAGGTCAATTTCTCGTTAGAGACGAAAGAAAGTTATCACTGACACATTCATTCCCGACCACGAAATTAGGAAATGAAGTTAGTATCGGGAAAGGATGCTTTATTCCTGATGATAGGTTACTCCTCTGTCAAAACCAGAGCAAAACACTTTTTGTTTGTAAACCTGATGGATCGAACTCCAGCGTGATTAATTTGAATGATTTACCAATAGACATATGTTTATATGACAAAAACCATGCTGTAGTATCTCTTGGTGATAAAGGTATCCAGATCATCGACCTGACATCATTGAAGTCTGGTAGGATAATTAAAGTTAAAGGATTCTGTGGAGTAATCACCAGTGTAAAGGACAAGATCTGGGTAAACAATGACGATCACACTCTAACCATTATTGATATCGATGGTAAAGTTCTTAAAGTTCAAGATATACAAACAACATGTAATCCTTATGATATATGTGCCAATCAAGATGGTGATGTTTATTGTACTGAAGTTTATCATGATAAATTATCTGTAGTAACATCGGACGGAAAAGTACGTGAGATATACAACAGTCCTGACCTGAAAGGTCCTACTGGTGTAGCTGTAGATGACCGAGGTGATGTGTATGTAGCAGGATGGTCATCAATCAACATACATAGAATAGCTAATGATGGACAAAAACATGACATTGTCATGACAGCAGAAGATGGCATTAGCCTGCCGACCGCTTTATCTTACAACGATGAAACAAAAGAACTGTTAGTCATaaacgacaattttaaatctgtcaaaatttataaaacacaatagACACTGCCAAATGAACACTAAAATGACTGTAAGAATGTCATTACCCTTAgatgaaaacaataatatttcaagtaaatattgaaatatatagatTATCTGTATCTGTTGCCTaaacttttaaatgtaaaacGGTTATCAAATATTGCCCTTATTCAAGAAGAAAATTATACTGACAAGTTGAATAATACTGAAAATAATCcaataatagttttaaaaaagtgACTATATTTAATTATGCAGTATAGTTAATATGTCACCTTTTTTCTAACATATGACGAATTCAAGaatctgaataaatattttgatactaGTTGTaagttatttttcaaacttgCACACAGAGCAAAAGAAGGCCACTGTAACGGATAGTTTTGAATATATCGGTCATTCATTTATTGTCAGTTCATGAAAGATCAAAATTATGAGTCAGTTATTtgggactttaaaaaaaatacttgaatgtttttatggaatgtagtttaaaaattgtatataggGATTTGTATTATATTGAAGGTTGGGTGATGCCACCTAactaattttatttgttttatgtcaAAAGGCCATTCTTAAGAACGTTTATCCTGCATGTATTTTGTACATATCCTTTAACACAGCAAGTT includes:
- the LOC139504184 gene encoding transcription intermediary factor 1-alpha-like, with translation MADSKFCAGCQRGSEDITAVAWCSDCIELVCKACSRVHEKMLPPHKVVPMKEIQQLSSSLLQLSKNCNNHPDQEIILYCCQHDKVICDSCVPISHQHCKSIISIEKAARGVKDGTAISDLERRLSNLCEVTENILTQNEATLVDLEQSRNKIKKKGVGTQAEHYCSFR
- the LOC139504185 gene encoding uncharacterized protein gives rise to the protein MREIQTATVPILKYNPSESELNISKLVPDLGSIMVEGVQVPMHVLDIDQQGQFLVRDERKLSLTHSFPTTKLGNEVSIGKGCFIPDDRLLLCQNQSKTLFVCKPDGSNSSVINLNDLPIDICLYDKNHAVVSLGDKGIQIIDLTSLKSGRIIKVKGFCGVITSVKDKIWVNNDDHTLTIIDIDGKVLKVQDIQTTCNPYDICANQDGDVYCTEVYHDKLSVVTSDGKVREIYNSPDLKGPTGVAVDDRGDVYVAGWSSINIHRIANDGQKHDIVMTAEDGISLPTALSYNDETKELLVINDNFKSVKIYKTQ